In one Magallana gigas chromosome 9, xbMagGiga1.1, whole genome shotgun sequence genomic region, the following are encoded:
- the LOC136271392 gene encoding uncharacterized protein isoform X1 has translation MKNLNDLEMETAKLNDAIDTILKTDQVPEAKTLIQNGSLKDYIAKKLSPKDVPEALYEIEVVEFSYGSGRDNPMEKVKFHKKKASQQNTSTDQSTQYESVSSKDMDEKKSDMFPTTFEQIYVRLYWKGDCENTKQHPERKKKLRDAFLAIKEYKCSEESKFKGELVDI, from the exons ATGAAAAACCTCAACGATTTGGAAATGGAG aCTGCTAAACTAAATGATGCTATTGACACCATACTGAAAACAGATCAGGTTCCGGAGGCAAAGACTTTGATACAG aatGGAAGTCTAAAAGACTATATTGCGAAGAAACTGAGCCCCAAAGATGTTCCGGAGGCACTGTATGAGATAGAA GTAGTGGAGTTCAGTTATGGAAGCGGCCGAGACAATCCAATGGAGAAAGTTaaattccataaaaaaaaagcatctcaacaaaacacaaGCACAGACCAA tCAACACAGTACGAAAGTGTCAGTAGCAAAGACATGGATGAAAAG AAATCCGACATGTTTCCTACTACATTTGAACAAATATACGTTCGACTATACTGGAAGGGTGATTGCGAAAACACAAAGCAACATCCAGAACGGAAGAAAAAATTGCGAGACGCATTTTTGGCTATTAAAG AATATAAGTGCAGTGAGGAAAGCAAATTTAAAGGAGAGCTTGTTGACATATAG
- the LOC136271392 gene encoding uncharacterized protein isoform X2, with the protein MKNLNDLEMETAKLNDAIDTILKTDQVPEAKTLIQNGSLKDYIAKKLSPKDVPEALYEIEVVEFSYGSGRDNPMEKVKFHKKKASQQNTSTDQYESVSSKDMDEKKSDMFPTTFEQIYVRLYWKGDCENTKQHPERKKKLRDAFLAIKEYKCSEESKFKGELVDI; encoded by the exons ATGAAAAACCTCAACGATTTGGAAATGGAG aCTGCTAAACTAAATGATGCTATTGACACCATACTGAAAACAGATCAGGTTCCGGAGGCAAAGACTTTGATACAG aatGGAAGTCTAAAAGACTATATTGCGAAGAAACTGAGCCCCAAAGATGTTCCGGAGGCACTGTATGAGATAGAA GTAGTGGAGTTCAGTTATGGAAGCGGCCGAGACAATCCAATGGAGAAAGTTaaattccataaaaaaaaagcatctcaacaaaacacaaGCACAGACCAA TACGAAAGTGTCAGTAGCAAAGACATGGATGAAAAG AAATCCGACATGTTTCCTACTACATTTGAACAAATATACGTTCGACTATACTGGAAGGGTGATTGCGAAAACACAAAGCAACATCCAGAACGGAAGAAAAAATTGCGAGACGCATTTTTGGCTATTAAAG AATATAAGTGCAGTGAGGAAAGCAAATTTAAAGGAGAGCTTGTTGACATATAG